The Ranitomeya imitator isolate aRanImi1 chromosome 3, aRanImi1.pri, whole genome shotgun sequence genome has a window encoding:
- the LOC138672043 gene encoding pancreatic secretory granule membrane major glycoprotein GP2-like: MIFLYVLVVAAVLIQKGETYSCYNGNDPVLCSTCGGGSCTTDNGCSCNTDPTITCVPTTECASVGTNICCPTGYYWSTADNCCTGTLLCNPSCQSDEVCKNNSNVATCSCNTALYSGMNSSSLAPIVKCGSSIITVSLRKCLLESLGYDATTLQLNNNSDSCVNTYSEVISNETIQTIQALPISGWCGNEVATDALKVYYTNVVHIGLHNTSLITVNPINISFSCSYNLTIETGLVATIKPSLSTVNISVSGEGTVVLTMDAYLDPQYSVPVQQNEDVPVGSNVYLGIDADLADTSKFVLRVESCYATPDNNINNVNKVAIVSGGCPANQGITAEVQENGATSESRIKFNSFAFQGQPLVYISCIVRLCDKNTTCTGCSAGRASDDSSSAMLQIPLNFVDDYLKSASNTVVSSWVLLASSLMTYLSVKLF, encoded by the exons ATGATTTTCCTTTACGTCCTAGTGGTGGCAGCTGTATTAATACAGAAAG GAGAGACATACTCATGCTACA ATGGCAATGATCCAGTATTGTGCAGTACCTGTGGTGGTGGTTCCTGTACCACAGATAATGGATGTTCATGCAATACTGACCCCACAATTACCTGTGTTCCCACCACTGAGTGCGCTAGTGTAGGCACCAACATTTGTTGCCCTACAGGTTACTACTGGTCAACTGCAGACAATTGCTGCACAG GTACGCTGCTTTGCAACCCCTCCTGTCAGAGTGATGAGGTTTGCAAAAATAATAGTAATGTAGCAACTTGTAGCTGTAACACTGCTCTCTACAGTGGAATGA ACTCATCATCTCTTGCTCCAATTGTAAAATGTGGTTCCAGCATAATTACAGTTTCCCTGAGGAAATGCTTGCTCGAATCTCTTGGATATGATGCCACAACTCTTCAGTTAAATAACAATTCTGATTCCTGTGTTAATACATATTCTGAGGTTATCAGCAACGAGACAATACAGACTATACAGGCTTTACCAATCTCAGGATGGTGTGGCAATGAAGTGGCG actGATGCTTTAAAGGTTTATTATACAAACGTGGTCCACATTGGACTTCATAACACATCCCTTATTACTGTCAATCCCATCAACATCTCCTTTTCCTGCTCTTACAACCTCACAATAGAGACCGGTCTGGTTGCTACAATCAAGCCCTCGTTAAG CACTGTCAACATTTCTGTGAGTGGCGAAGGCACAGTAGTCCTTACAATGGATGCATATTTGGATCCACAATACAGCGTACCAGTGCAGCAGAATGAAGATGTTCCTGTCGGTTCAAATGTGTACCTGGGAATAGACGCTGATCTTGCGGATACAAGCAAATTTGTTCTGAGAGTGGAAAGCTGCTACGCAACTCCAGATAATAATATCAACAATGTCAACAAGGTGGCAATTGTGAGCGGAGG GTGTCCTGCCAACCAGGGAATAACTGCAGAGGTGCAGGAGAATGGAGCGACTTCTGAATCCCGAATTAAATTTAATTCATTTGCGTTTCAAGGACAACCTCTAGTTTACATTTCATGTATAGTGCGACTCTGCGACAAAAACACGACATGCACTGGG TGTAGTGCTGGTCGTGCCAGTGATGACAGCTCATCCGCAATGTTACAGATCCCACTGAACTTTGTTG